The Eleginops maclovinus isolate JMC-PN-2008 ecotype Puerto Natales chromosome 10, JC_Emac_rtc_rv5, whole genome shotgun sequence nucleotide sequence TATTCGAAATAAGCATATTCAGAAAAGAGATAAGCTAATGAAtctaattaatttaattaaaaggaagacacaaaaaacacatttccctttttctttcacattatTCTTACTTATCTTAATAATTctaatgacctttttttttgggtgCCTGTGCTACAGCTACAGAGTGGACCACGGAAAACCTCAGCAGCTTCTCACTGAAATGAAAACTAACAtcccaagtaaagacaaaaagagCACATATATAAAAGGACTGAAACATGTGGACTGGAAAGAAGTGGCTTTCAATCCTTTCACTCCTGAAGCATGCAAAAAGAAATGGGGAGAAATTTTGCAGAAGGTAAGTCGCAGTTTAATCCTAAAGATTCAGTTGACAAAACAGTGTCATCACTCAAGCATATCATACAATGCACTTCAGCAGATAGTCGCCCAGCTGACTCTCAAATCTTAAAAGGATAGTTCCAATTATTGGAAGTGGGGTTGTATATGTATATCGTGCATGTATGAAGACTTCATaggtacttttaaaaaatgagtgtACACAACTTtatattaatatacatttttgaatttaTAAAAACTGTGGGCAAAAAGCAAAGAAATTAGGTTATACCATGATGAATAAAGTACGGTAAACTTGCGTAATTTAAATGGTAAAAAAGCACACACTACATACAATAGTTATGtgcaacacaattaaaaaaaacaatgccgTCTGTGCATATCCACATATCAACAAGCAGTACACAAAAtggatgtatatatatatcaaacTAAATGTGTGCGTATAAAAAGTGCATAAAAAAGACAGGTAGTGAGAACACCGTATCTGTTTCAATTGTATTTTCATGGAGGTCGTATGGAGTTTGTCATCCGCACAACTGACAATTTAGTGtttcaaaatatcaaactaaaacaaatacactcGTATGAATGTTTTCAGTtgtatctttgttttcttgtgcAGTTGCAGAAGATTCGGACTCTCTCAGAGCTCATAGTTGAAGCTGAAGACATCTTTTCCAATCCTTTGCAGAACACAAAGGTAAACACTTTACAATCCACCTGTAGAGAGCTTCATGTTGTAACAGAACTTCTCTGTGCAGTGTTATTTCTGAAATACCATATCATTGTGTTGTCATAAGAAGAGGTCATTGTACTACTACAAATTTCCTCCAAAATATTCTTGTCTATTCTTGAAACAATCCACAATCATTAGTGTTGAAAGGTTTATCTCTTGTGATGATTATACGTGCACATTAAAAGTCCAATAACCCTTCGTGTTTTCTTCTGTGAGTTAAcagtgtcatttttttttctcctgcagaaTCACCCAGAGCACCCGAAGAGACCCTCTCCTCCTAATGCCACCTTTTGTGAGGAAAACTGGGCCAGGTGTTGTACTAAGCACCCAAATATGAAGCAATCAAAGATAATGAGGCGTCTATCCAAGAAGTACCAGGCGCTcccagagaaagagaaggtacaggcaacatcaacaacatctcCTTACATTCAGTGTTGCCTGTGGCCTCACTTTTAATGAtgaatttctgacattttccagGCTCAATACGTGGAGAAATTTAATCTCGAAACAGTGGAATACCAGAAAAAGATGAAGGAGTTCAGGTAATCATTAGCACACTTACTAAATATATGTATAGCATTTAGTGTAGGCTGCCTGCTTAAACACAGTGTCAAATTAattctttatatttcagaaaacaatatataacGAGTCCCAATAAGAAGAGGAAAAAGCTCTCTGACGACAGCACAGATGTAAGTGATGACACCTAATTCACAAACTTTAGTGTACTAACTGAGTATTAATTTAATCATATAATAACTGTTTCTATGACAGTAGTTATTATGAAGGTCACATATAACACTGCTGCAAAGGTTCTTATGCTTAATGAATTATCTTCAAATTAATTGAATCCAGCAAGTGCAGGGTAAAGAGCAGACTGAAGATGTAGAGTGCCTGCCTCCAAAACCTCCAACgtaagccacacacacacacacacacacacacacaaacacaacctccCTGTTATTATATTCAAAGAAGCTCAGTGGAGAaccaacaaatgtatttaactttGCAATATCTCTTATCTTTTGCTAATATAAATAAGATAACATGACCAACAAGCAGCATAttcactgtgacatgtttgtatgtgtttttagcAATGGCTATAATATATTCTGCAAAGAGCAACGTATGTTCATGATGGGTTTACCAACAAATGCCTACACCACTGTGTGGGCCCAACGATGGCGAGACTTGACTGACACAGAGAGGGAGCAATACAAGTTGCGCTGCAAAGAGGTAGGGAGGATCACAGACAAGAGCGTTACAAAAGATTAGCATCTTGCTTTAAAATCAATTGAATGTGAAATATGACTTTTCTTTCAGATGAAGAGGGAGTACACAGTTAAGCTGAATGAATATCTACAGGTGAGTCCTTTTCAAGACTAGAGTTGGGCTCCTGCTGTCAGACTTTGTGTGACAATGGTGTTTCTGTTGCTCAGACTGTTGACaaggaggagcagcagaagtTCCTGAAAGAGAAGGGCCTCAAAAGACCTAAAGAGCAAAAGGTgagaaattattttttggttCATGAACAGTTCTTGTGGTTAGAACAAAGGCTGAGTACCTGTAGACAATGCTATTTCTTCTGTTTAATTAAAGGAATAAAAGGcgttttaacatttgattaactcatttatgttaaaatgtgtcatttatgAGCAGCCTGTTGTAAGAAAAGTTGCAAAAAAGATTCCTGGCGAGCCAAGAAAACCTTTTCAGTAAGCATGACCGTCATACATTTGTTCTTCATAAGATtccaataaatattaaaaattcTACAACTTGCAATATCTACCTGCAGGAAAACTCAATACAGCTTTTTCCTTACTCACAGGGCTGGTAATACAATATTCTACAAAAAGCAGATGTTACTTCTCAAGGACGCAGTACCAAACTCAAGGTTGCGACTCACCAAGATCAACCAAATGTGGTTAGAACTCTCTGTCGAAGAGAAGAATCGCTACAAAAAGGAAGCAACTGAAAAATTGATAAAGTACTCAAAAGAGCTGCAGCAGTGGTTTAAGGTATGAAGGATCATGTTCTGATTGTTTAAATTATAGGCCATTTTTTAAACGTCTTTTTGGAAGAACGTCCTTTCAAATCTGTGCTATTTTACATTCTTTAGACATTGTCAAGAACACAGAAGGAGGCTTATCAGAACCGTAACCCCAGCGTAAGAACCTACCATATTCAAGTACTCATTGCTTTCTTTCCACACTATTCCTAAATGTGTCTTTACGATTGTTaacatgattattttttagaaaTTGAAATACCTCAATGTCCATTACATTGAAGATCCAGGTGCCTACAGACCATCAGTAAGTGTTAAGTGTTGAAACAAAAGATGTGAGGTTATAATTTCTTCATACTGCTAAAATGCAAAGCTCTCTGACTATACAGGCTGTCttttagtttaaattaaatgtactttatctgAAATGTGTCTTAAATTGACCAGATGTATGATTAAGAAAGTCTATATCTTAGGTTTACTGGGATATTTATGTTCAGAATAATTAGTAATTGagatatttatattatttgatgAAATACAtagtattaaaacaattatatctGCATTTTTGTTCAAAACAGAGCTCTATATTCAGCTCACATTTATAATTATGTCACACAGGATTCGGAAGATGAAATGCTTGAAAACAGCAGCTGCAAGAAAATGTCTGAGTTTGAAGAGGTTCgtacacattaaaaaacatattatttgatcttttgttttgaatttagCAAATCTAGatgtttaataaatatgtaCTGTGATTCTataggatgaagaggaggaggaagatggcaAAATCATCGCATTTGATATATATTAGATGGTGATGGGATGGACAACGGCGTTTGGGAAATTCAGAGCTGAATTCTTGATTAAGTGACTGACTTTAATGCCACATTGTACTGTATTGTGAACTGCTTCATTACCTTATTTTGGGCACCTTTTTGTTAAACAGTTTGCTTTAGGATCAATGTAATTTAATCCTGTGTTGTGTTCACATGATGCTATCCccaaattacaaatatgagtccaaatgaaaatgtgtttttatagttCTGTTCACAGCACAAACATATTAGGAGAAAAGGGGTGTTTATTACTGTGCCCTAGCAAATTCATTTGACCCTTACCACAACTTGGATATAGAATTTATAAACCAAGAttatagattttatttttactctagTAGTAGTTTTATTGTCAGGACTCACATTgacttgttttatatttgatgtttcaaAAGAATGCGATTtgttataaaaagaaaactatttttttgtCAAGCCGTGTTTTTTCATTTGGTTTGTGAACCCCAGAAAGatgaaatgttgaataaatgtgATGTGTGAATTTTTTCGATTATCCTTTGTTATGTTCAAGTCAAAATGCACAAACCAGTGCAAAAAACAAGTGGTTTATATTTACTACAACAAAGTCGAACATAAGGCTTATTTAACCCCTAAATTGTAGGGGGGGTAGACGCAGTCACATGTCGGGCTGGATGATAAAGACACATAGGGGTTGACTGAGAGAAGACCCGGCACTGCTGCAAAGGAAGCCCTCGGTGGAACTCGTGTAGCGATCGATTGCTACTGTCTGATCTCTTTGGTATAAAGATGGATGCCTGCCGAAAATAGGTAATAACACAATTGCCAAATTTGCGTTGCTGGGATTTCCGTTTTTCCTCGTAAGTAGTATATATGTTGGGATACAAGCGTCGTTTTGGTCTCATGTTGGAGTTGAGAGGGGAACAGCCGCAGTGCAGCAGCGGTGTTGTGTTCGGGGACAAGCCTCGCTGTGGTCAAATGTAATTCTTCAACAGCAAAACCCATTCAACCACttacaaatgtgttattgtttctAAATGCTCAGCTGGGTTTGATACAGTTTATATGTTTAGTTGGTATATGTAGCTGTCGTTGACCTGGAGGATACAGCGTCTTGTAACCTCTTGGCATGTTTCAATGCATCCAGCCTATTCATAGCCACGCTCTTTGTTTTCCTCGGCAAGACTTTGGCTAAGCTACCTTCATTAGACAGCAATGCTCGCACCGGCAGTCTTTGCAGTTTGAGCTAAGTCAcgtttgtgtgtttattgcgATGTTGCAACACCaagttattttctgttttctgttaatCACAGGTTATAAACGTGGGAAGTGAGTCCCTGGTATTGTTCAACGTGCAGTTGTAAGTATCACATTCAAGGCATCAGATGTTGACCATGCGCTCATTGACATTCATTAGGTAATGCCACTGTGTTGCTAACTGTGAGTTTCCCTCCTGCTGCAGCCCTGTTCTGGCCAATGCTTGCTGCGCTACAGCATGACCACAGCAGTGTCGGTTCATCTGGTAGTTCTGGCAAATGAAAATGGAGGAGGTTTCAATGTCCAGCCTGGACAACAGCAAGCTGGAGGTACAGTACAGCAGAGCCGATGTGTGATGGTGGTTTAATCAGCCTTggaaataaacattacatttgcaaacacacaggaaacagacagtCTGACTTgtgcctctctttctcccgGCCCTTCCTGCCAGGGCCTAGCACAGGACATCCTGTCTGACCTGGTGGAGGATGCCTGCCTGGGTCTTTGCTTCGAGGTCCACCGGGCTGTCAAGCAGGGCTATTTCTTCCTGGATGACACGGACCAAGAAAGCATGAGGGACTTTGGTGAGCACAAAGTCTACTATGGTGAAATAAAGGTGACATAAATAATGGTTGTGAACAACAGAGGAACTGTATAGCTTTTTCTTCGTGGACTTGTGTTACATATTTGATTCAACTCTGACTTCAACACCAATGACTCATGAGTTTACTCAGACCTGAACCCTATGAATTGAAAAGCCTAATAATTAAAAAGGGTAACGCAAATCAAGTTGTTTCCCTTCATGAATCAAGTGAGGTTACCACTTTCCACCTTACATCAATTTGAAATCAATGATTTAGCCACACTTGaataacacaacataaaaaagaaaaagaccacAGACAATAACAATGCTTTCAGACAATAACATCCCTCATGTCATCTCTCATTCCAGAAATTGTGGACCAGCCGGGATTGGATGTGTTCGGCCAGGTGTACAACCAGTGGAaaaacaaagagtgtgtgtgtcccaacTGCAGCCGAAGCATTGCTGCCTCCCGCTTTGCCCCACATCTGGAGAAATGCCTGGGGATGGGACGCAACAGCAGCCGCATAGCCAACCGCAGGtatgagagagaaaaacaggtaACCAGagttaaaaccaaaataaaatcaaagcaaaatgtacaaatgtgtcCTGTAAGCCAAATAAAATCAGCCTTAATACTAAGTGAAAATTATAATAAGCAGGGTATTTAATAGTGCATATGTAACATACTCGAGGTACCAATGTTTTGATCTATGTGTGCTGGATATGCCACACCACCTTTGTGTATATTTCATTAAGTAGAAGGATAGAAAACATTAAAGTTGATTTCAGGtcataatgtatttttcttctaGTCTAACTGTTACTTCCAGCGAGTAATGCTGAGTCTTTTTTACGGTCATATCTAATTCTCCCCTCTTTTACAGAATAGTCACCGgtaacaacaccaacaacaagtCAGAGAGCGACCAAGAGGACAATGATGATGTTAATGATAACGACTGGTCTTACGGGGCAGAAAAGAAAGGTGATGTACTGCTGCTATATTAACctctttttgaaaatattttatatttgattgcCAATTAAATCCTCACTAAACTAATAacatataatgtgtttcttttacagCCAAGAAAAGGAAATCTGATAAGGTACTTTTATTTTCCTATGACAATAACTCTAACACTCTTGTGGAGCATTACACTGTTTTACTATCCCCATCCTTAACgattttataaaaaacacatggaGAATATAATTATTACAAAGTATTGTTTTctgattattcatttttaactgAAAATTTGATATTGCTTATTATTCCACCTCAGAATCCAAACTCACCAAGAAGATCAAAATCATTCAAGCATAAGAGCAGTAAGTGAAAATGAATCCCTTAAACTTCTTCTTGATGTCTTTTGCTTGTACCATGTGTACTTTTGTAACCAAATACTCATTACAGTTCAATTTGTCGGCTagttatttttaacatattaatatattgtATAGGAATTCTGTTTCGTGCTGCATTGTGGTTTCATTATCTGATGTTAGATTAAAGAAGTTAAACCAATTTGTgtccaaaaaaaaatcatccttAGATGATTGCTTAGTACTTGCCTCTCAGAATAGTTTTGAATATCTGTCTCTTGGCTATACTTCTATCTCACATTAATCAGATATATAAGGGAATCAACCCTTGTGTCAAGTTGCTTGGATATCTAATCTACGGAAGATAATAAGAATAAGCCAAACCAAAGGCAAGCTATCAAAAGTAAGTGTGTATGTCAGTAGTATCAGTAGTGTAGGTGTGGATAAGTGAGCATAATGTAGAAGTTGCAAAAGACGATGCGaatcaaatgacaaaaacaagtaGCGACTCTCAGGAAGGTCTGCCAGAAAAGAGAACAGGCGATACACTGGATCGGGCCTTTAACCCCCTGGAGCGCAGCATGCAGTTACTCGCAATCAATGATACCTTCCAAGACAAACAAGGAGGATCATTAAAGGTTCACACACTACATACAGGGAAGAGGAGTAAAGCAGGGGTCGTCACAGAATGATTACGACCATTGAATTTGACGCATTTTTGTTGGGTGCAAGAACCCAAGAAATATAGCAAAAACATGCTCCTGGTGATGCACAAGGGTTAAATCACTGTAATCTGTATCTGGTATGAGTGAATTAATGACATCCAGCCTGTTTATTCCCATAGGCATGATGGGTCCTAGACGTCGCATGGACAACCAGGAGAGCCCGCGCATGCTGATGAAAGACGAGGCATTCCCTCAATAACACACtcagtcacaaacacacattctcttACCATAgtgtgtgcacatacacacataaacgCACATACGGGAAGACCAGTAACACTTCAACTTTGGTTCTTTATGTTGTGAATCAATGGACGTCCATGTTATAGATGACACTCATGGCGTTTGCTGCTCTGCACAAGCAGTCCAGACCTCTCACTGTATACTTgacagatttttttgtttttcacaaatcaTTGTACCAAcactcattttcttttcttttcttttgtttcagtttcttttgtttaagaAGTTGTAGCTGGAGTCCAAAATATTGAACTTAACCATATACGGTTTCACTGAAGAGAGGTAGATTCTGATGTAATTCATGCAGCGGCCAAGCAGAGGCAGCTGTGTGAAGAGTGATCgtgtgcacatacagtatgttgtttttttgtttttgtatacagAAATGATTAGGCATTAGGTGTACTTCTATTTGCTCAACTTTTTAAATCTCattctttgaaaaaataatgtcaaaGACAATCATTTCTAAtggtttgtcttttaatttcACTTGCTCATATTTCTTCAGTTGAATCATGATACAGTGTTTGAGAGAGAAGCAACTCTCAGTTTGCCATTCACCTGTGGAATCTAGAAAATGTTCAGTAAATCAACCAATTGTACAAGCAGGTATTTGCTACAGACAgcaagtttgttttgtttcattttgtggataGGTTGGCTTGTTTTCTAgcattcaaaaatgtgtttgtatcacGTGTTTACATTGTAAAGGGTTACATATATCTTTGGTGTGATGTGATAGTGTAAATATTCCAATAGTTGAATTGCTGCTATCATGGCTCAGTTTGTTTCATCTGTCTATCATAATAAATGATTTGTTACCTGTCGTTTTGTCTCAAGTTAACTTTTAACTTTTGGCAGGCACTAAATGGGGTTTAACAGTAACCCTGTTTAAGTACTTACAATGAAAACCAAAATGACCAACAGGGAATGCTGTTGCTCAATGGATTAGGTCTAGAGATGTTAGGTTGATTATTTTAGTGGAcctatcattaaaaaaaagcatcaaatgttgcttttaaaatattttttcctaGTGATGTCTGGTTGTAACAGTCAATTTAAGGAAATTGAGACGTAGTACAAAGTTTACGCAGTGGGAAAAGTAGTAAATAGTATTACATTGAGTTCTCAGAATGATGCCTTCAAGTGATCTTTCTAAACTCCGAAATATAAAGTCTGATTCATTGGGAATCATTAATGAAGGCTAATTGTTGGCTTCAACGCAAACGGATCAAATCATGCATTTACGGTGATACAGATGGTATTATATAACTTCTTTTTAAGAAGTTTGATGAAACAACAACCCACCCTTCAACCGCTTTATGTGATGTAACCAGCGACTAAAGAggtctatttttttttcaaaatcttaGAAAAGCATTAACTAAGGCAGTTCgtgcatttattattcattgtaTAGCCAATGTCCTTTAGCCCTACTTTGATTATTTTACCTTTGGTACTTTGGAATGCAGTGATTTTACTTaacatttacttgagtattcctatactctggtacttgtacttttactaagtaAACATCTGAATACTCTGGTGTTTAACCTCACATTGAATGAGCTGCTTGTTTGCCATGTTCAGTCATaagaacaagaggaggaggtgacAATTTACCCAACAGCCTCCACTTGCAGAAAACAAGCCGTTGCAGGCAGAAGCAGATCCCGGAAGTAGAAACGGTTAGAAacgagctaacgttagctagctttTTGTTGACAGTTTGCTGGCTGTCAAACCACAGCTTGACCTCATTTAAAGAAACTGCAGTCAGCTAACACGCTACGTCCCGACTTGTCCCAGCGACTTGTATTAAGTCTCTTGCTTGTCTTGTTTATTGACCGAAGTTTGGTTAACGTTTTTCGTCACTTAAAACCACTTGTGGATCCTAAAGATGGCatcaagaggaggaggaggattcaCTCCGATGGGTCTGAATGTGAACCCCATGAATGTGGGGCATGCTGCGGGCATGAGGATGCCAGGTATGCCCCAACCACCGGGGGGATACTCCCGGAGCATGAACAACGTTCCCCAGTACCCACAGGTTCGTTTTCTGATTGTATTATTACTTATTAAAAGGAGGCAAACTTGATAACTTACTGAGGTAAAGTTAAGTGGAATGGAAGTTAACTTATATTTGGCTTCTTAAAGTTCATGTTGCAATGCCTGCTTGTTGTACACACTCCTacatttggattaaaaaaacaattattaactCTGTGACTGTCCCAAAACATATGTTTAAGTTATAATAACCCTAAATCACTTAATTCTTAAATATCAAGGTGTGGACACACACTACTTCCGCATTGTAAAAAGCAAAGTAATAACTTACTGCCACAAATAAACTGAGCGTAACGTatttaaaatagtgttttttgtcattgaTTATTATCTACCCaaaagtattaaaacattttaaaataataagcatTACAGTTTTAGTGCATTTGTGAAAGAGGGAATCACGTGGCCTCCTGACAGTTAGCgtgaaaacaaaagtaattttATCATCTCCATCTGTCAGAGCTGAGCCTGCACATGGTATCCCAGTTTTACCGCCATCTGCATGtggtatttaatttaaataatacgCATTATTACAAGTGTCTCATGTTTGTTAGTTGAAGCCATATGGGATCCgatatttgtttgtctgttaaAGGGTGTGTCCAAACACAGTGGGCGGCAGCTTTGAGATAAAGCGTTTTCACCCAATGTTGATTATTAAATTCAATGTGGTTTAGAActtcacaaagaaaaaataactatTGGAACATcaattgaaaaacaataaagcaaataaacatacaacggcagtttaaaaaaaaacccatctgAATGCTGTTGTTCATTCACacaggattttctttttcactgcctgattttttaaaaattgagTTAATAACTAGTACTACACATTGTACACTGTGCTGTAGTGTAGTGCATAGTTATACTACATCTAGCTACACTTCCAAAATCTTTTCAGCTttaattgtgaaataaaaagtattgaaaGCATAAACCTACTCTTTGTAAACCAGAACTGCAGGAAGAAAATATAAGTTAATAATCTACACACATGCTTATTTTAATCCCCACACTtgtatttaaaagcaaagtaaTGATTCATAGAATAGTCTGGAGAAATAAACCTGTTTTAATACTAAATTGTCATGAATCAGAATTCATAGATTCAGCTTTCCTTCTATCTTTAGCGCCAAGGGATGCCATCTAACAGAGTTGGGGGCCCCATGGGATCTATGGGGGGTCAGCTGCCTGGCCCTTCTTATGGCAGTGGGAACATGTCCATGCGGCAAGGCATGGGGCCTCCAGGCATGGACGCTTCGAGAAAACGCTTTCTTCATATGcatcaacaacagcagcagcaagaggCGCTGGGAGGCCTTAGACGAGGGTAAACTGTGCAGAAgtgagagtgtttgtgtgatggCAGGAGGAGAATAATGCCAAGGATGATTGATGAGGACAGCCAGGGGCCAAATCAGGGATTGGCCTTTGGCTGTCAATACATTCAATTTAATGTGAAAAAGCATCAAATCCTCAGATGGAGAAGCAATAATTTTACTTCTTAATGTTCTTAAATGATCAGTTATTAAGATTGTTCCCAATCAACTAAAAAATGGCACACCACATTTCCTACggattgtatttctttttaaggTTCTTAAAAGTCATGTCgaataaaacattattacatCCATtgggaaaaataattaaagtcaGAGTTCATGATAAATTAAAAACTATGTCTTTTAATTATAAAACCATACTTTCAAACGTAACACTATAGAAGCCACTTAGTCATAAAGACTCAGCCGCTGATGTTTCCTGTCATGGCTCATTAAGAAAATAACAACACCACTATTCATTCAGGGTGTGTTCTTCTCTGTTTGTGAAGTTACTGTGCCGCTAACACAGCTCAGATAGcacagaaaatatttttgagTTGAAACTGCTCATTGATGCCACGCTGATAAACGATCCATGATGAGAGGAGGTATTTACATCCACAATGAACCTCTTGTCTGCGAAGATCTTGATCTCATAACAAAATTCTCAGTATACGGGGATTGGTGTGCCAGAAGCAACAATCTAAACTCTCATCAAAGAGCCTGGGAATTACATTTTGTCCTAATGAAGAGAACTGTgtaatttaattaaagaaaaacaacactgctTTTATGAAGTCTGTGGCGATGATGAGGAGTCAGAGTCCTTGGTGCTCATTCAGAGGGGGAGCCAATGAAGAGAGAGCCTTTTGTTATTGCACTGTGAAGCTTTCACAAATAATTGGTAATCCAATAAAGTGAACGAGGTCTTTCTGTTAATCTTATGTATGTCAGTGTGTGATCAATTCCTTGTAAATTGGTTAATGAAAGTCATGCTTTAAAAAGATCAAATGCTAAGTGAAGATCCAGAATTGGCTACATCGTAcagtacagtggggcaaaaaagtatttagtcagccaccaattgtgcaagttctcccatttaaaaagatgagagaggcctgtaatttttatcataggtatacctcaactatgagagacagaatgagaaaaaaaaatccagaaaatcacattgtctgatttttaaagaatttatttcaaattattgtggaaaataaatatttggtcaataacaaaagt carries:
- the LOC134870899 gene encoding nucleolar transcription factor 1-like isoform X2 codes for the protein MKTNIPSKDKKSTYIKGLKHVDWKEVAFNPFTPEACKKKWGEILQKLQKIRTLSELIVEAEDIFSNPLQNTKNHPEHPKRPSPPNATFCEENWARCCTKHPNMKQSKIMRRLSKKYQALPEKEKAQYVEKFNLETVEYQKKMKEFRKQYITSPNKKRKKLSDDSTDQVQGKEQTEDVECLPPKPPTNGYNIFCKEQRMFMMGLPTNAYTTVWAQRWRDLTDTEREQYKLRCKEMKREYTVKLNEYLQTVDKEEQQKFLKEKGLKRPKEQKPVVRKVAKKIPGEPRKPFQAGNTIFYKKQMLLLKDAVPNSRLRLTKINQMWLELSVEEKNRYKKEATEKLIKYSKELQQWFKTLSRTQKEAYQNRNPSVRTYHIQDSEDEMLENSSCKKMSEFEEDEEEEEDGKIIAFDIY
- the LOC134870899 gene encoding nucleolar transcription factor 1-like isoform X1, producing MKTNIPSKDKKSTYIKGLKHVDWKEVAFNPFTPEACKKKWGEILQKLQKIRTLSELIVEAEDIFSNPLQNTKNHPEHPKRPSPPNATFCEENWARCCTKHPNMKQSKIMRRLSKKYQALPEKEKAQYVEKFNLETVEYQKKMKEFRKQYITSPNKKRKKLSDDSTDQVQGKEQTEDVECLPPKPPTNGYNIFCKEQRMFMMGLPTNAYTTVWAQRWRDLTDTEREQYKLRCKEMKREYTVKLNEYLQTVDKEEQQKFLKEKGLKRPKEQKPVVRKVAKKIPGEPRKPFQAGNTIFYKKQMLLLKDAVPNSRLRLTKINQMWLELSVEEKNRYKKEATEKLIKYSKELQQWFKTLSRTQKEAYQNRNPSKLKYLNVHYIEDPGAYRPSDSEDEMLENSSCKKMSEFEEDEEEEEDGKIIAFDIY
- the LOC134870899 gene encoding nucleolar transcription factor 1-like isoform X3; amino-acid sequence: MKTNIPSKDKKSTYIKGLKHVDWKEVAFNPFTPEACKKKWGEILQKLQKIRTLSELIVEAEDIFSNPLQNTKNHPEHPKRPSPPNATFCEENWARCCTKHPNMKQSKIMRRLSKKYQALPEKEKAQYVEKFNLETVEYQKKMKEFRKQYITSPNKKRKKLSDDSTDQVQGKEQTEDVECLPPKPPTNGYNIFCKEQRMFMMGLPTNAYTTVWAQRWRDLTDTEREQYKLRCKEMKREYTVKLNEYLQTVDKEEQQKFLKEKGLKRPKEQKPVVRKVAKKIPGEPRKPFQAGNTIFYKKQMLLLKDAVPNSRLRLTKINQMWLELSVEEKNRYKKEATEKLIKYSKELQQWFKTLSRTQKEAYQNRNPSDSEDEMLENSSCKKMSEFEEDEEEEEDGKIIAFDIY
- the atxn7l3b gene encoding ataxin-7-like protein 3 isoform X2; translation: MKMEEVSMSSLDNSKLEGLAQDILSDLVEDACLGLCFEVHRAVKQGYFFLDDTDQESMRDFEIVDQPGLDVFGQVYNQWKNKECVCPNCSRSIAASRFAPHLEKCLGMGRNSSRIANRRIVTGNNTNNKSESDQEDNDDVNDNDWSYGAEKKAKKRKSDKNPNSPRRSKSFKHKSTCLFP
- the atxn7l3b gene encoding ataxin-7-like protein 3 isoform X1; protein product: MKMEEVSMSSLDNSKLEGLAQDILSDLVEDACLGLCFEVHRAVKQGYFFLDDTDQESMRDFEIVDQPGLDVFGQVYNQWKNKECVCPNCSRSIAASRFAPHLEKCLGMGRNSSRIANRRIVTGNNTNNKSESDQEDNDDVNDNDWSYGAEKKAKKRKSDKNPNSPRRSKSFKHKSSMMGPRRRMDNQESPRMLMKDEAFPQ